In one window of Hevea brasiliensis isolate MT/VB/25A 57/8 chromosome 10, ASM3005281v1, whole genome shotgun sequence DNA:
- the LOC110664371 gene encoding protein root UVB sensitive 4, translating to MQSTLYSPANSRQFHFPWNAQQFHFIPRKPISKKLELSSSRTLTLAASLRTSINYEPERGLDEGPGPNLPVRLPVVIRHSGRVSRYMWDGSSLKLVSVDGGALSLCLDFEDGFRKLFRVSSLAVRNFFIPKQVPDNYMDYVKWKLLHRVFSSALQVLATQAMFRAIGIGYSRSLPSAAALNWVLKDGLGRLSRCIYTASLASAFDTNLKRVRFSTSVLFSLSIGVELLTPAFPRQFLLLATIANIAKQISLACYLATGSAIHRSFALADNLGEVSAKAQIQTVCFDNLGLMIAALLNMLFKNNQRLLAGLPFVVYPIFSAIDLFGIYQGLKHVHLQTLTKDRLEIILNSWIELGCVPSPADVSKKEGIDFLQSKGKELWPIRIGCIKTKDQIPKLSMMAMQSLSTDDFYFICMENSHRGLTRSKQQGILLCLREGAGTADVMMGLLQACYIRKALLFSGWETISETNEPEGSVLKEWTKLIEDSKRAAERVLSPLDDQMLALGWAAKNILLTTEEQARYSFVDD from the exons ATGCAATCGACGTTATACTCACCCGCCAATTCTCGTCAATTCCATTTTCCATGGAATGCTCAGCAATTCCACTTTATCCCTAGGAAACCCATCTCCAAGAAACTCGAATTATCCTCTTCCAGAACCCTAACTCTCGCCGCTTCACTCAGAACCTCCATCAATTACGAACCTGAAAGAGGTCTCGACGAGGGGCCGGGACCTAACTTGCCCGTGCGCCTACCGGTGGTGATTAGGCACTCCGGTCGGGTCTCCAGGTATATGTGGGATGGGAGCAGCTTGAAATTGGTGAGTGTTGATGGCGGTGCATTGTCTTTGTGTCTTGACTTCGAGGATGGGTTTCGTAAATTGTTTCGGGTTTCCAGTTTGGCTGTTAGGAATTTCTTTATTCCCAAGCAAGTCCCTGATAATTACATGGATTATGTGAAATGGAAGCTCTTGCACCGCGTTTTTAGCTCCGCTTTACAGGTTCTTGCTACTCAG GCCATGTTTCGGGCTATAGGCATTGGGTATTCTCGTTCGCTACCATCAGCAGCTGCTCTTAACTGGGTCTTGAAGGATGGACTTGGACGGCTGAGTAGGTGCATCTACACTGCTAGCTTGGCATCTGCCTTTGATACCAATTTGAAG AGAGTTAGGTTCTCAACCTCAGTTCTCTTCAGTTTAAGCATTGGAGTGGAGCTGCTGACTCCTGCATTTCCTCGGCAGTTCTTGCTTCTTGCAACTATAGCCAACATTGCTAAACAAATAAGTCTGGCATGTTACTTGGCGACTGGT TCTGCTATTCATAGAAGCTTTGCACTAGCAGATAATCTGGGTGAAGTTTCAGCAAAAGCACAG ATACAAACGGTATGCTTTGATAATCTTGGCCTCATGATTGCTGCACTTTTGAATATGCTGTTCAAGAACAATCAAAG ATTGCTTGCAGGATTGCCTTTTGTTGTTTACCCTATTTTCTCAGCTATAGACCTTTTTGGAATATATCAAGGGCTTAAGCATGTCCATCTACAAACATTAACTAAG GATAGGCTTGAAATCATCCTAAATTCATGGATTGAGTTAGGATGTGTGCCTTCACCTGCAGATGTGAGTAAAAAAGAAGGAATTGATTTTCTGCAGAGCAAAG GCAAAGAACTATGGCCCATTAGAATTGGGTGCATAAAGACCAAGGATCAGATACCCAAGTTGTCAATGATGGCAATGCAGTCTTTAAGCACCGACGATTTCTATTTCATATGCATGGAGAACTCTCACAGAGGGTTGACAAGATCTAAGCAA caaggtattcttCTATGTCTACGTGAGGGTGCAGGCACTGCAGATGTTATGATGGGTTTGTTACAG GCCTGCTACATTCGGAAGGCCCTGCTTTTTAGTGGGTGGGAGACTATTTCAGAGACTAATGAGCCAGAAGGCTCAGTTCTGAAGGAGTGGACTAAATTGATTGAGGATAGCAAGCGAGCAGCAGAAAGGGTTTTGTCCCCATTAGATGATCAAATGCTGGCACTGGGTTGGGCTGCGAAGAACATATTACTGACAACTGAGGAGCAGGCTAGATACAGTTTTGTAGATGATTGA
- the LOC110664368 gene encoding extra-large guanine nucleotide-binding protein 1: MPLETENGVHYSFALEYNGPPLSYDLPRAVPINVKQIPVAAVVSHLSLPDKLSLPVVKPLLPAGPGKNLSKELKSIVSQKEPGSEEAATTVSPTLVIDRAIESNQDCRLSGELTSSGALEFSTGPCGSPCISKELSIELLNGGRSSSTIEFSDSFDNKSRESTSRLRVSNELSQDWASSESVLSIDYPSSRVSSLKPSGECHTHNEGNEDGRRARVVAFCDVESDSGVVGGDYSEELGEEEPRFVRVKREPQSKGKKGTCYRCFKGNRFTEKEVCIVCDAKYCSSCVLRAMGSMPEGRKCVTCIGYPIDESKRGSLGKCSRMLKRLLNDLEIRQIMKAEKLCEANQLPPEFVCVNGMPLSHEELVVLQSCPNPPKKLKPGSYWYDKVSGLWGKEGQKPSQIISPHLNVGGPINVNASNGNTQIYINGREITKVELRMLQLAGVQCAGNPHFWVNEDGSYQEEGQKNTKGYIWGKAGMKLVCAFLSLPVPAKSSNSCGEQVNSMMSRSVPDYIEQRTLQKILLVGYGGSGTSTIFKQAKILYKPVPFTEDERENIKMTIQSNVYGYLGILLEGRDRFEEECLAEMKKGQSSDEADSIGSSNSINCKTIYSIGPRLKAFSDWLLKIMVAGNLEVIFPAATREYAPLVEELWKDPAIQATYNRRNELEMLPSVASYFLERAVDVLRTDYEPSDLDILYAEGVTSSNGLACLDFSFPPSAFDDKFDTDDPHGSLLRYQLISVHARGLGENCKWLEMFEDVGMVIFCVALSDYDQYAVDGNGCSTNKMLMSRRFFESIVTHPTFDQMDFLLLLNKFDLLEEKIERVPLTECEWFDDFYPVISRHKSSSNRNSINCNPSLGQLVFHHVAVKFKKLYASLTGKKLYVSLVKGLEPDSVDGALKYAREILKWEEERPNFSLSEYSFYSNEASSYSP, encoded by the exons atgccACTGGAGACCGAAAATGGGGTTCACTACTCCTTTGCATTGGAATATAATGGCCCGCCGTTGTCTTATGATCTCCCACGCGCCGTTCCGATTAACGTCAAACAAATTCCGGTCGCTGCCGTCGTGTCTCATCTATCTCTCCCGGATAAACTATCTTTGCCGGTCGTTAAACCACTGTTACCCGCCGGTCCAGGTAAAAACCTCTCTAAAGAGTTAAAATCTATTGTCTCTCAAAAAGAGCCGGGATCCGAAGAAGCAGCAACAACGGTGTCTCCCACTTTAGTCATCGATAGAGCCATAGAGAGTAACCAAGATTGCAGGTTGTCGGGCGAGCTGACTAGCTCAGGTGCGTTGGAGTTTTCCACTGGGCCGTGTGGGTCGCCTTGCATTAGCAAGGAGCTCTCTATTGAATTGCTAAATGGGGGCAGGAGCTCCAGTACCATAGAGTTCTCTGATAGTTTTGATAATAAATCGCGGGAAAGTACATCGAGATTGAGGGTTTCGAATGAATTAAGTCAGGATTGGGCTTCCAGTGAATCGGTTTTAAGCATTGATTACCCATCTTCGCGGGTTTCTAGTCTTAAACCTTCTGGGGAGTGTCATACTCATAACGAGGGAAATGAGGATGGTAGGCGAGCCCGTGTTGTTGCTTTTTGTGATGTTGAATCAGATAGTGGTGTtgttggtggtgattatagtgaagAGTTGGGCGAGGAGGAGCCGAGGTTTGTGCGGGTTAAGAGAGAACCGCAGAGTAAAGGGAAGAAAGGGACTTGTTATAGGTGTTTTAAGGGTAATAGGTTTACTGAGAAGGAAGTTTGCATTGTTTGCGATGCCAAGTATTGTAGTAGTTGTGTGCTTAGAGCTATGGGGTCGATGCCTGAAGGAAGGAAATGTGTTACTTGTATTGGGTATCCCATTGATGAATCGAAAAGAGGGAGTTTGGGAAAGTGTTCGAGAATGCTTAAGCGATTGCTgaatgatttggagattagacaGATAATGAAGGCTGAGAAGTTGTGCGAGGCAAATCAGTTGCCTCCGGAGTTTGTTTGCGTAAATGGAATGCCCCTTTCCCATGAGGAGTTGGTTGTTTTGCAGAGTTGTCCAAACCCTCCAAAGAAGTTGAAACCTGGAAGCTATTGGTATGATAAAGTGTCTGGTCTGTGGGGAAAG GAAGGACAGAAGCCTTCCCAGATCATAAGTCCCCATTTGAATGTTGGGGGTCCTATTAACGTGAATGCTAGCAATGGAAACACACAAATTTACATAAACGGCCGGGAGATCACAAAAGTAGAGCTTAGGATGTTGCAG CTGGCTGGAGTTCAATGTGCTGGCAACCCACATTTTTGGGTGAATGAGGATGGATCATACCAAGAAGAGGGGCAGAAGAATACTAAAGGTTACATTTGGGGCAAG GCGGGAATGAAGCTTGTCTGTGCTTTCTTATCACTCCCTGTTCCCGCTAAATCTTCAAATTCTTGTGGAGAACAAGTTAACAGTATGATGAGCAGAAGTGTCCCAGACTACATTGAGCAGAGAACGCTTCAGAAGATTCTTTTAGTTGGATACGGCGGATCTGGGACAAGTACTATTTTTAAGCAG GCCAAGATTCTTTACAAACCTGTCCCTTTCACAGAGGATGAGCGTGAAAACATTAAAATGACAATTCAGAGCAATGTGTATGGTTATCTTGGTATACTTCTCGAGGGGCGTGACCGTTTTGAAGAAGAATGTTTGGCCGAAATGAAGAAAGGGCAATCTTCTGATGAAGCTGACTCCATTG GGAGTAGCAATAGCATCAATTGCAAAACTATCTATTCTATCGGTCCAAGGCTTAAAGCATTCTCAGATTGGCTTCTGAAGATTATGGTGGCAGGAAATTTGGAAGTGATTTTTCCAGCAGCCACTCGGGAATATGCACCATTGGTAGAAGAGTTGTGGAAGGACCCTGCCATTCAGGCCACTTACAACCGGAGAAATGAATTGGAAATGTTGCCTAGTGTTGCTAGTTATTTCTTAGAAAGG gctgTTGACGTATTGAGAACAGACTATGAACCCTCAGATTTGGATATCCTGTATGCTGAGGGCGTTACTTCATCAAATGGGCTTGCTTGTTTGGACTTCTCATTTCCCCCATCAGCATTTGATGATAAATTTGACACTGATGATCCCCACGGCTCTCTTCTCAG ATACCAACTGATTAGTGTACATGCACGAGGGCTGGGAGAGAACTGCAAGTGGCTTGAGATGTTTGAAGATGTTGGGATGGTCATTTTCTGTGTTGCATTGAGTGACTATGACCAATATGCAGTTGATGGCAATGGGTGTTCTACAAACAAGATGTTGATGAGCAGGAGATTCTTTGAGAGTATTGTTACTCATCCCACCTTTGATCAGATGGATTTTCTTTTGTTACTGAACAAATTTGATCTGTTGGAGGAAAAGATTGAACGTGTTCCATTGACTGAGTGTGAATGGTTTGATGATTTCTATCCTGTGATCAGCCGTCATAAATCTAGCAGCAACAGGAATAGCATCAATTGTAACCCTTCACTTGGTCAGCTGGTTTTCCACCATGTTGCTGTCAAGTTCAAGAAGCTTTATGCTTCACTAACAGGAAAGAAGTTGTATGTTTCTTTGGTTAAGGGGCTGGAACCTGATAGTGTTGATGGAGCTCTTAAATATGCAAGGGAGATTTTGAAGTGGGAAGAAGAAAGACCCAACTTCAGCCTGAGTGAGTATTCTTTTTATAGCAACGAGGCAAGCTCCTATTCCCCTTAA